ACTCCCTCTCATTTTGAATGGAAATAGAGTCTACAAGTGATCAGCCCAATGCTTTCTTCAATGTAGCACTACTATGCTAACAGTCAACTAATGATGAGAGAGCAAGGGACACACACGATTTTTAATTACAAGCAGGCAGATTAAACAACGCCAGTGGTAGTCGGCACTGTCAGAGTGTCAGTCAGGAGGCCATGAGATTTGGTAATGTCAGATGTCAGATTAAATGGTAGGAGTAAGAAGCAAGAAGTCACAGTGGAGTAGTTAGCTACACTACtgctaatttcttttttttttttgaaatgtccACTATTGCTAATTTCCAGAAAATTTTGTGGCCGTAAATAAGAATGATGAATTCTATTTCGAAATGAATTTGCAGGGCATTTTATTTGTATGATCCTACCTTCGCTATATACCACATCAAAAACTTGAAGAGAGATGCTTTTGGGGAGGACACTGCGATGCCAAACCGAGCTAAGCAAGCAAAAGCAAAGGCTAAAACAAGAGTAAAAGGCTCCCTTGGGCGGTCAATACTGAAGAGTTCCATAAATTCAAGAACTACCCGtttgatctctctctctctctctctctctagtccCCACCATGGATTCATTTGCATGGGCGACGGTCTCTCAGACCGCAGGGCTAGGCGGCGGCGTCTCCGACGGGAGAGGCGGGGGTCTCTTGCCGCCGATGCCCGGGTTCCAgctcccaccgccggccggtCTCGAGCACTTCTCGGTGGACTCCGGCCTCGTCGAGCGGGCGGTGCGCTCCTCGTCCTGCTTCGGCGCTGGAAATGGAACAGCACCCACTGCAAGCGCCTCGAACATCACCTTGGAGGGGGCGTCGGGTCGCCGGAGCAAGGTCGCCGGCGGGAGCAGCAGTGTCAATGGCGTCCACGGCGAGGTCGCGACCGGAGACTGCTCCTCCGGTGGACCGGAGCCGGAGAAGAGATCAAGCGAGGTAAGTTCTCACCCTACTTACTGTTCACCCGTCTCCACCAATCTTTGTCGCACAACTTTGTTGCCGTTGCGTCGTAGGACGTTCTAGGGACGGATCAAGCGAACGCGTCCACGGGTTCTGCAAACGAGGGCTCGGGCAGCAAGGGCGTCAACGGCGAAAAGAATGGCCTGgccgcagcgacggcggcggccggcaagaGGAAACGGAAGGGATCGAAGGAGCCTGACGAGGAAGGCGAAGGGTACATCCATGTCAGGGCCCGGAAGGGGCAGGCAACCAACAGGCACAGCCTCGCAGAGAGGGTATATACAAACTGCACTACAATACTATTCAGACTTTTATTGCAACATTTCAGGAGTAGCACCTGAACTGAATTGGTTCATCGAACTTTACTTTTGTGTAGTTGAGAAGGGAGAAGATCAGCGAGAGGATGAAGCTTCTGCAAGACCTTGTTCCTGGTTGCAGCAAAGTGAGCCTTCTGACCCAAAGAGCAGCCTTGTCACCCCTGATATGTGAATTACACAAGAATGACTCGTTTTGTTCTTCTTGGGATGGATTTGGTTTGGTTTAGGTCACCGGGAAGGCGGTAATGCTGGATGAGATCATCAACTACGTCCAGTCCCTGCAAAGGCAGGTCGAGGTATGGTCTCTCCTCAATCTTCAGAAAGAAGGAAAGCCACTGAAAGCTTCTCATTTGACTGAATATCTGACACTGATCAAACAATTTCCTGTTCATCTTGCAGTTCCTATCGATGAAGCTTGCGGCTGTCAATCCACAGCTCGGCCTCAACATAGAAGGGCTTCTTTCAAAAGATGTATGCAGTCGATTCATCACACCTGGGAGTTCTTCCTTGCTCTCTTTCCAGTTTGTATTTGCAAGAAATGTTCATCAAAATTACAAAACGCGCTCTGTTTCCTTTGATGACATGCAGCTTATCCGCTACCCCAGTGCTCCTTCATCTGCTCCAATCGGATTCTCAGTGGCGCAGTCAGGCATGGTCCAGGAAGGCGTTCATAGCGTGGCCAGTTCAAATGGGTTCAGAACAGTCATGCAGGACCAACTGAACGAGAGAGACTCGTTCAGGGAGCATGTTTCTCAGGTTTGCAAAGCAGAACATCagtatttctttttcctttttgttttccttttgaaaCTAGAACATCTGTATTTCCACATACCCTAGTGTGTAGTCTACAGGGCTATCAATGAAACATGTTCAAGTACTCATGATTCATGAGTCCTATTCCTAAAGGCCTTTTTTTTTGGAGTAGAAATAGCTAGCGGCTATGCATTTCTAAACGGATTGATTTTCAAGAATTCTAACGAATTCTCAGTCTCTGGAGCAGATGCCTCGCGCTTTCGATGGATGGTTCCACAATGCAGGGCAAACAGCGTACAGGGCAGTCATCGATCCTGAACATCTGAGCATCAGGCCTGATCAGGATGGGTTTCATCTGTGATGTTCATCTCCAGCTCCATGGATGACCAAAGTTTCTTCTCATCTGCAGACGTCTAGAGAGAGAGGCACAGAACTAGCATGTGCACTGGAGTAACTGCATAGTGCAGGAGCAGGACTGCGGGACTAAGTTTGAATGCTCCAGGAAAGTTTAGGCATTGCTACCACTGCTCCAGGGTTGTACATGGGGTGTCGTTTGTGTTCAGAGCTGAAAGTTCAGACACCGAAAGTAGGGATCTGTAGCTAAGAATTTATGATGTTGGAAACCCTGTCTGGGTGGAGCATGGAGTCTGGAGTGACTATTCCTGAAGATAAAATACTCACAAAAATAGGCAGAATTGCTGCAGAGTGCATTTTAGTTGCAAGGAATTGTTTGTATTGTTAACAGCGCAAGTTTGAAAACAGCAGTCGAAACATATGTTCAAATTGAACACTTACTTTTACTCGCTCCTTctacttattttttttttaccacagTATGGGCATAAGTTTTATGAATGTTTCTGCAGCCTGCAGCATTTTGTTAGAGCTACTCTTGCCTACTTCCGTTTCTGTTCCTGACTTCTTCACGGTATAGTAACAATAAGACATTAATGCAACATTAGGGATCATATAAACTTCAATAGCTCTAACCTCGTGCTTTCCAATCACCATTTTACCCTGTTGATCACTCGGACAAGTACATGAACCAATTGCCGTACAGTACAATAACGAAGGCAAAGACAAGGAGTACTCTATCGTGATGTGTAAACGGCTCAGGCAATCACCACATCGTAGCGGCCTTAGCAATGGCTTTCATTCATCATTAGTACTGCATCTCATTGCTAAAGTCAAGAATACAATACATCTGATCTTGATAAGACTACATGTCAGTCAAAATATATAAACAGGAAAAGAAATGCAATGTGGGTGGCGCAGTAGCTTTTTCTTATAGAGGGACATCTCAACTTTTTTGATGCATTCGATCTTCATGCTTTATTGATAAGGCCACTACCCCATCCAACATTAAAATGCAAGTGGCTGGCAAGTCTACACCTACAAAAATTGCCATGGAAGTAACCCGTATAAAAGGATTTGTAACCAAATAATGTCCTAGCCCATAATATTGATTTCACCCCCTGTCAGAACTAAATATCTAGCTTGAACAAAGGATGCCCAAGAGATAACTCACTAATCCCTCCACGGGTCGCTCTCGGGTCTTACTTCTGAAGGCTCAATCACCTCCGTTACAGTGCCTTCAGATGCGTCTGCCCCTGCGCTGGCCTCATCATTACTTGCTTCAGCTTCCTCTGTGTCAGACCTCCCCCATCGCCCACCAAGGGCAATCGCCATCATCTCGTAGATCTTGCCACCCAACTCTGCTGGGCTCTCAGGCTGGACATCACCAGTGAACAAATATTCAAACATATCAGTAAATGATTTTTCAATGACCTTAGAATTAAGAGATGTATTTTCATTGTACTTACAGTATATCCACTGGAGATCAAAGCAGCCTCATACAACAGCTCGACCGCCCTCTTAGCTTCTGTGCTTTCAGGCTCATTTTTGCAAGCAGCCTAACAAAAAATATTTCCCATTTATATTAGTTACCGAGCATATCAATTGTTATTGAATGGTGAGTCACAGATAATTATCCTTACGTTCAAATCCTTGATAATAGGGTGGTCAGGGTTAATTTCAAAAATCCTCCTCCCCCTCATAAATTCCAAGCTTGACGTGTCACCAAGCGTTTGTGCCTTCATGAGCCTAGTTTTGGGAAACATACATTAGGAAACAGGTCATGATTCTTCTAATGATCTAATTGCACAAGTGAACAGTAATCCTACCTTTCCATGTTGGCAGACCAACCAAACTTGCCAGATACAAGAACGCACGGCGATGAACTTAGACGCTTTGATATTTGGACCTTCGCAACCTTGTCACCAAGCTGTTGTTTTACCCAGTCACACAGGAGTGTGAATTCCTgctttgtttctttattttcttcttcttcgtcgccTGCGAATACAAGTTCAGATATATATTAGTTAACGTCAAGCAAATATACAAATAGTGAATAGCAGTCTGAGCCAACTTGAGCATTTCCTCACCCAATTCCAGATCCTCTTTGCTGATATCCACAAATTTCTTCTCTTTGTAGGTCTGTAAGTTCTGAATAGCAACCTCATCTATTGGCTCAATAAGATAGAGAACCTAAATAACAAAATACCAGTATCCTGGGTCAGAGCAATGGAAGAGAAACAGCTCTTACTCATAATCACGTATGTCTATTCATGTACATACTTCAATGTCTTTCTGGACCAGCTTTTCCAAGAAAGGAGCAGTCTTTGCACTCTGGAGACTATCTGTAGCAATGTAGTATATCGCCTTTTGACTCTCAGGCATGTTCTCTACATATTGGTCAAGGCTTATCGTATCACCCTCATTTTTAGAAGAGTGGAAACGCAGCAATGGAGCAAGGCGCTTGTGATTTCCTGTGTCCTCAATGCAACCAAGCTTGATAAACTTGCCAAAGCTTTCCCAGAACTTCTTGTAGTCCTACAGCACAAATTAAAGAGCTTTAACATCAAGTAAACAGAATAACTGGTAGTAAAATAAAGATTCAGTTGTACCTCCTTATCTTCTTTTTCAGCAAGCTCTTCAATCATATCAAATGTCTTCCTGACAAGTCGCTTGCGCATAATCCTTACCTGAATAGAAAATAAGATTATCTCCACATATTTGCACACAAAAGGACTCTCTAGTAAATAAGAATCTTCCGAGTCTCCAATTTTGAAGTAAGAAATTGATAGGCATTTTGCCCACAACTTACAATTCGACTTTCTTGAAGAATCTCACGAGAAACATTGAGGGGAAGGTCATTTGAATCTACAACACCTTTCACAAAGCTCAAATATCTTGGAAACTGCAAGATACATATTGAAATCAGTAATTTATTATCCCATCGTACTTAATGAATACTAAAAGTTAATACCAAAATAGTGTTAGTGTTGCTAGATAATGTACCAGTTCACCATCAAAGTCATCAGAAATGAAGACTCTTTTGACGTATAGCCGGATATTTTTGGTCTTGGGGTTCATTATCTCCTCATTACTGAGGGGTGCCATTCCTGGAACATACAGAACACTCCTGAACTCCACCTCACCCTGTAAAAAGAAAAGGTCAGGTTAGACAGTACTCAATGTGAGAATTAAGTGCTTAATAGAGTGGAGTTTGATGAAATCACAAACCTCTGTTGTGAAGTGAGTGTGGGCAAGAGGATCCAAGAACTCATTGAATGTCTTCTTATAGAACTCATTGTATTCAGTTTTCTCAATTTCCTTTGGACTTCTCATCTGCACAGAGGGAATAGAATTCAAAAATCTGTATCCTTTTCTTCAATGGCCATTACTAAATCCTGTACACTTGTCAATGTGGAGACTAGAGTGCCCACAAGTACCAGAAAAGTATGCGATGATCAATCAACTGCACACTTACCCAAATGGGTTTTGTTTCGTTAGCCAGCTCCCAGTCCCAGTATTTCTCAGTAatagtcttcttcttcttttgtttctcACCCTGTATGTTAAACCATGCTGAATTAGTTGCAAAAGGTGTGAGGTCACTAGAAACATTAGAAAAACACAAGCAGCCCATTCAGAAAAACTAACCTCTGTTGCCTCTTCACCTTCTTTTGgctcttcatcctcttcaacCTGTCAATCAAGAAGATTAGATCAGTGCAATTAATAAAAAAGGCAATATATGCTAGTAGCCCCAAAGGACTTTCATAGTCAAGGGAATCAGCAATAATCACTATCAAGACCCACCTCAACAGTTCTTGATTTCTCCTGCCACGTGTATATGGGGAATGATACAAACTGAGAGTAGTTCTTCACTAAGCCTTGAATCCTTGAAGGGTCAGCAAACTCGTACTTGTCATCAGGCTACAAAAGTAACAAGAATGTAAGATTTCTGttaccaaaaaagaaaatataaatcTAGCTATTTCATGACAATATCAGGAACATACCCTTAAAAAGAGAGTAATCTGAGTTCCACGAGTAAGCATCTTCTCAGGGTCAGTCTCTTCCTTGATGACATAAGAGCTACTGTCCGCCACAGCTTCCCACACATACTGTTTATCTGATTTTGGGCTCTTAGTTGACACCACAACCTGCACCGTGATTGGCAAAATGTTAGCATTGGTAGCACATTGAGCCCACATGCaaattgtcaaaaaaaaaaagtgtgttcCATTTAAAGTATTATAACAAAAGGCACCATCAAGATATACTTCATACCTTCTCTGCTACAAGAAAAGCCGAGTAAAACCCAACACCAAACTGACCAATTAGACCATTGTCAGCCCCAAGGTCTTTGTTCTCCTGAGGAAGAAATTAATCCCACATTAGCAACAAAACAATCACACACAGATGTACAAGAATGGAAAGGGAAGGA
The genomic region above belongs to Setaria italica strain Yugu1 chromosome VI, Setaria_italica_v2.0, whole genome shotgun sequence and contains:
- the LOC101769119 gene encoding transcription factor bHLH49 isoform X2, producing MDSFAWATVSQTAGLGGGVSDGRGGGLLPPMPGFQLPPPAGLEHFSVDSGLVERAVRSSSCFGAGNGTAPTASASNITLEGASGRRSKVAGGSSSVNGVHGEVATGDCSSGGPEPEKRSSEDVLGTDQANASTGSANEGSGSKGVNGEKNGLAAATAAAGKRKRKGSKEPDEEGEGYIHVRARKGQATNRHSLAERLRREKISERMKLLQDLVPGCSKVTGKAVMLDEIINYVQSLQRQVEFLSMKLAAVNPQLGLNIEGLLSKDLIRYPSAPSSAPIGFSVAQSGMVQEGVHSVASSNGFRTVMQDQLNERDSFREHVSQMPRAFDGWFHNAGQTAYRAVIDPEHLSIRPDQDGFHL
- the LOC101769528 gene encoding heat shock protein 90-5, chloroplastic; the protein is MAPALSGTLGASSVAALRPCAERRAPSAASSVAPRGSGAVRCPRGVRWEAERSRGRLVTVRCDAAVVEKPAGEEAAEEKFEYQAEVSRLMDLIVHSLYSHKEVFLRELVSNASDALDKLRFLGVTDSALLADGGELEIRIKPDPDAGTITITDTGVGMTKDELKDCLGTIAQSGTSKFLKALKENKDLGADNGLIGQFGVGFYSAFLVAEKVVVSTKSPKSDKQYVWEAVADSSSYVIKEETDPEKMLTRGTQITLFLRPDDKYEFADPSRIQGLVKNYSQFVSFPIYTWQEKSRTVEVEEDEEPKEGEEATEGEKQKKKKTITEKYWDWELANETKPIWMRSPKEIEKTEYNEFYKKTFNEFLDPLAHTHFTTEGEVEFRSVLYVPGMAPLSNEEIMNPKTKNIRLYVKRVFISDDFDGELFPRYLSFVKGVVDSNDLPLNVSREILQESRIVRIMRKRLVRKTFDMIEELAEKEDKEDYKKFWESFGKFIKLGCIEDTGNHKRLAPLLRFHSSKNEGDTISLDQYVENMPESQKAIYYIATDSLQSAKTAPFLEKLVQKDIEVLYLIEPIDEVAIQNLQTYKEKKFVDISKEDLELGDEEEENKETKQEFTLLCDWVKQQLGDKVAKVQISKRLSSSPCVLVSGKFGWSANMERLMKAQTLGDTSSLEFMRGRRIFEINPDHPIIKDLNAACKNEPESTEAKRAVELLYEAALISSGYTPESPAELGGKIYEMMAIALGGRWGRSDTEEAEASNDEASAGADASEGTVTEVIEPSEVRPESDPWRD
- the LOC101769119 gene encoding transcription factor bHLH49 isoform X1, which codes for MDSFAWATVSQTAGLGGGVSDGRGGGLLPPMPGFQLPPPAGLEHFSVDSGLVERAVRSSSCFGAGNGTAPTASASNITLEGASGRRSKVAGGSSSVNGVHGEVATGDCSSGGPEPEKRSSEDVLGTDQANASTGSANEGSGSKGVNGEKNGLAAATAAAGKRKRKGSKEPDEEGEGYIHVRARKGQATNRHSLAERLRREKISERMKLLQDLVPGCSKVTGKAVMLDEIINYVQSLQRQVEFLSMKLAAVNPQLGLNIEGLLSKDLIRYPSAPSSAPIGFSVAQSGMVQEGVHSVASSNGFRTVMQDQLNERDSFREHVSQSLEQMPRAFDGWFHNAGQTAYRAVIDPEHLSIRPDQDGFHL